One segment of Radiobacillus kanasensis DNA contains the following:
- a CDS encoding GntR family transcriptional regulator, translating to MNISISNTSEKPIYQQLFEQISAQILMGEIEQGYSLPPIRQAAKELSVSVITIKKAWEELERCGLIYTVSGKGCFVAELSSDDMLQIRNDMILKQMVVDTSYYKSFGLTIEEVFELMKKVY from the coding sequence ATGAACATATCAATTTCAAATACATCTGAAAAACCGATCTATCAGCAGCTTTTCGAACAAATCAGCGCTCAAATTCTCATGGGTGAGATCGAACAAGGTTATAGTTTACCGCCAATACGGCAAGCAGCCAAAGAACTAAGTGTTAGTGTTATCACCATAAAAAAAGCCTGGGAAGAGCTTGAACGATGTGGTTTAATTTATACAGTATCTGGTAAAGGGTGTTTTGTAGCAGAACTCTCATCCGATGATATGCTTCAAATACGGAACGACATGATACTGAAGCAAATGGTTGTGGACACTTCTTATTACAAATCCTTTGGCCTCACCATAGAAGAGGTTTTTGAGCTTATGAAGAAGGTTTATTGA
- a CDS encoding ABC-2 transporter permease, with the protein MYNLVIKDLKLGINPWFLALPFFTGALMLIPGWVYFIVILYFFLISVPNIFAQFKAQNDLIFTTTLPVSRKDMVKAKVTVVVILELLHMVIAMLFGLLTIQLYPNESYFFFAPHMGFWGLCFVILAIFNIIFFPMYYKTAYKYGSATTAAITATLLFSGGVQWLGIQNSFVFETFNGSGADNIVLQITILIAGIAIFTVFTIGACIIAIKRFGRLGI; encoded by the coding sequence ATGTATAACTTAGTAATAAAGGACTTAAAATTAGGCATAAACCCTTGGTTTCTGGCACTGCCTTTTTTTACAGGCGCCTTAATGCTTATTCCCGGCTGGGTTTATTTTATCGTTATTCTGTATTTTTTCTTGATATCTGTGCCAAATATTTTTGCTCAATTTAAAGCACAGAACGATCTGATATTTACTACGACACTGCCTGTATCCAGAAAAGACATGGTGAAGGCAAAGGTAACCGTTGTTGTTATCCTGGAATTATTGCATATGGTGATTGCAATGCTCTTTGGTTTATTAACGATTCAATTGTACCCAAATGAGAGCTACTTTTTCTTCGCACCGCATATGGGTTTCTGGGGTCTGTGTTTTGTCATACTTGCAATCTTCAACATTATCTTCTTCCCCATGTATTACAAAACAGCATACAAATATGGTTCAGCGACGACTGCAGCCATTACGGCTACTTTACTTTTTTCCGGAGGTGTACAGTGGTTGGGAATACAGAATTCTTTTGTTTTTGAGACTTTCAATGGTTCCGGTGCTGATAATATAGTGCTTCAAATAACCATCCTGATTGCAGGAATTGCAATATTTACAGTTTTCACTATTGGGGCATGTATTATAGCCATTAAACGATTTGGGAGATTGGGTATTTAA
- a CDS encoding ABC transporter ATP-binding protein: MIALEVKGLNKKYKNFHLKDVSFQLEKGYIMGFIGANGAGKTTTIKSILNMIHLESGEVHILGKNMVDHELDLKQEIGFTIGGTDFYTRSKIKTLTNVIKKFYKNWEDENYYNYLRRFKLDENKKIVDLSTGMKVKYSLALALSHGAKLLILDEPTSGLDPVARDELLDIFQELVVDGEISILFSTHITSDLEKCADFITFIEKGQIIHSSEKEEFKESYRLLNGNESQLKQVKERLISYKINSFGFTGLIRLSDFDTSSDIKATIPSLEDIMIYFAKKEEMYV, translated from the coding sequence GTGATTGCTTTAGAAGTTAAAGGTTTAAATAAAAAGTATAAAAACTTTCATTTAAAAGATGTATCGTTTCAACTGGAAAAGGGTTATATTATGGGCTTTATCGGTGCCAATGGCGCAGGAAAAACAACCACCATCAAATCAATCTTGAATATGATTCATCTGGAAAGCGGTGAAGTACACATTCTAGGCAAGAATATGGTCGATCATGAACTTGATTTGAAACAGGAAATCGGTTTTACAATTGGCGGCACCGATTTCTATACTCGAAGCAAAATTAAGACGCTGACCAATGTGATCAAGAAGTTCTATAAGAATTGGGAGGATGAGAATTATTACAACTACTTAAGAAGATTCAAGTTGGACGAGAACAAAAAAATTGTTGACTTGTCAACGGGAATGAAAGTAAAGTACAGCTTAGCCCTTGCCTTGTCCCATGGTGCGAAACTTCTTATCCTCGATGAACCGACAAGCGGACTCGACCCGGTTGCAAGAGATGAGCTGTTGGATATTTTTCAAGAACTCGTAGTAGATGGCGAAATCAGCATTCTTTTCTCCACCCATATTACATCTGACTTGGAGAAGTGTGCAGATTTTATTACTTTTATCGAAAAGGGACAAATCATCCATAGCTCAGAAAAAGAAGAATTTAAGGAGTCCTATCGCCTGCTGAACGGAAACGAAAGCCAGTTGAAGCAGGTGAAAGAACGGTTGATTTCATACAAAATTAATTCATTCGGCTTTACGGGATTGATTCGCTTGAGCGACTTCGATACCTCTTCTGATATAAAAGCAACTATACCGAGTCTTGAGGATATCATGATTTATTTCGCGAAAAAGGAGGAAATGTATGTATAA
- a CDS encoding TetR/AcrR family transcriptional regulator produces MGRKREFDMDKALDAALCVFWRKGYEGVSYTDLTQATGVERPALYSAFGNKEALFHQVLERYYEHYLDFIPAALELPTSREVAAHILLSAAELNTRYPDRKGCLGVHGALAGSDDAEPIRRALIDARADGEVSLRNRFEQAKQEGDLPETANCAALAAFVLTVLHGIAVQAKAGFSRDMLEAVAEQALSTWPTGNSTLSRSS; encoded by the coding sequence ATGGGACGTAAACGTGAATTCGATATGGATAAGGCACTGGACGCGGCACTTTGCGTGTTTTGGCGTAAAGGCTACGAGGGCGTTTCGTACACCGACCTGACGCAGGCCACGGGAGTCGAAAGACCCGCACTCTACTCAGCGTTTGGCAACAAGGAAGCGTTGTTCCACCAAGTGCTGGAGCGCTATTACGAACACTACCTGGATTTCATCCCGGCGGCGCTGGAGTTGCCGACTTCAAGGGAGGTGGCCGCACACATCCTCCTTAGCGCGGCTGAATTAAATACTCGTTACCCGGATCGGAAGGGGTGTCTGGGTGTCCACGGCGCCTTGGCTGGCTCAGACGATGCCGAACCTATTCGTCGTGCCCTGATCGATGCGCGTGCAGACGGAGAGGTGTCGCTGCGCAATCGCTTCGAACAGGCAAAGCAAGAGGGAGATCTGCCGGAGACCGCTAACTGTGCTGCGCTAGCTGCATTCGTGCTGACGGTGCTCCACGGTATTGCTGTTCAAGCCAAGGCCGGCTTCAGTCGCGACATGTTAGAGGCTGTTGCTGAGCAAGCACTTTCCACTTGGCCTACCGGCAATTCCACACTTTCCAGATCATCCTAA
- a CDS encoding SDR family NAD(P)-dependent oxidoreductase — translation MTKKFNAKSTADQVLSGVDLKGTRILITGVSSGIGLETARSLVSHGASVVGTVRDLAKAKAATSSVLDAAVQGGGSLELIKLDLASLQSVNACADQLLATGQRFDAIIANAGIMATPFGRTVDGSEVQFGTNYLGHFALINRIEPLLDDNGRLVMLSSQAHRAADVDLDDPNFEQQAYDPFVAYGRSKTATTLFAVEFDKRHRNRGIRAASVMPGNSLTDLSRHFSQEDLQGLFENVGKARAEAGLPPAELKEIAQAAATSVWAAVVADKDEIGGRYLEDCAVAPINDSPNPFADGVRSYALDANKAGQLWAKSEEIVGAKGTYTKTVIGIIGAGEVGSQIARAAIANGYEVVIANSRGPETLKDLIDELGPSARAATAAGAAEAGDFVVVAVPLKLVNDMPVEQLAGKIVLDTNNYMPWRDGHFPMIDSGEKTVHELRQEQLPTSKVAKAFTHIQAPRLFISSRPAGAPDRHALSVSSNFPEAVELVTRLYDQFGFDTVDNSPLSESWRSGPGQPAWTAHVHQTRAELIANLARARRITLS, via the coding sequence ATGACGAAGAAATTCAATGCAAAGTCAACTGCCGATCAGGTACTTTCCGGCGTTGATCTTAAGGGAACGCGAATTCTCATTACAGGTGTATCATCGGGCATTGGCCTAGAAACCGCCCGTTCACTGGTCTCTCACGGCGCCAGCGTTGTCGGCACGGTCAGAGACCTCGCCAAAGCCAAAGCGGCCACTTCATCGGTCCTTGACGCCGCTGTGCAAGGAGGCGGCAGCCTAGAGTTGATCAAACTCGATCTTGCATCCTTGCAAAGTGTGAACGCATGCGCGGATCAACTATTGGCAACCGGCCAGCGGTTCGACGCCATCATCGCCAATGCAGGTATCATGGCAACCCCATTCGGCCGGACGGTCGACGGCTCCGAAGTCCAGTTCGGGACGAACTATCTTGGCCATTTCGCTTTGATCAATCGGATCGAGCCGCTGCTTGATGATAATGGGCGCTTGGTGATGCTGTCGTCCCAAGCTCATCGAGCCGCTGATGTTGACCTGGACGATCCGAATTTCGAACAACAGGCATACGACCCATTCGTCGCCTATGGACGATCGAAAACGGCCACTACTCTCTTCGCGGTGGAGTTCGATAAGCGGCATCGCAATCGTGGCATTCGAGCTGCCTCGGTGATGCCCGGGAATAGTCTTACCGATCTTTCGCGCCATTTCTCGCAGGAAGACTTGCAGGGTCTTTTCGAAAACGTTGGCAAAGCTCGCGCTGAAGCGGGTCTTCCACCAGCGGAGCTCAAAGAAATCGCGCAGGCAGCCGCAACGTCGGTCTGGGCTGCAGTCGTGGCTGACAAAGACGAAATCGGCGGACGCTATCTCGAAGATTGTGCGGTCGCGCCGATCAATGACTCGCCCAATCCGTTTGCCGACGGCGTAAGGTCGTATGCGCTCGACGCTAACAAAGCCGGGCAGCTTTGGGCGAAAAGTGAGGAAATAGTAGGTGCGAAAGGAACGTACACGAAGACAGTGATCGGTATCATTGGTGCGGGTGAGGTCGGCAGCCAGATCGCGCGTGCGGCGATCGCGAACGGATATGAGGTCGTCATTGCCAATTCACGAGGACCCGAGACGTTGAAGGACCTCATTGACGAGCTTGGTCCATCAGCGCGCGCCGCAACTGCGGCCGGTGCTGCCGAGGCAGGTGACTTCGTCGTCGTGGCTGTCCCCCTCAAGCTAGTTAACGACATGCCTGTGGAACAGCTCGCGGGTAAGATCGTTCTCGACACGAACAACTACATGCCTTGGCGCGATGGCCATTTCCCTATGATTGACTCTGGTGAGAAGACAGTTCATGAGCTACGGCAGGAGCAACTTCCTACCTCGAAGGTGGCGAAGGCTTTCACCCACATCCAAGCTCCCCGCCTCTTCATTTCGAGCAGACCAGCCGGGGCCCCCGACCGTCATGCGTTGTCGGTCTCGAGCAACTTTCCTGAGGCGGTAGAACTCGTGACGCGGCTGTACGACCAATTCGGTTTCGATACTGTCGACAACAGTCCACTGAGCGAGTCATGGCGCAGCGGTCCCGGCCAGCCAGCTTGGACTGCGCACGTGCACCAGACCCGTGCTGAGCTGATTGCCAATCTCGCCAGAGCACGACGGATCACCTTGTCGTAA
- the nrdF gene encoding class 1b ribonucleoside-diphosphate reductase subunit beta — protein MNNKMYKATNWNAVEDMVDKLTYEKLTSQFWLSTRMPVSKDKQDWRKLSEVEKRLVEKVFGGLTLLDTLQSRSGIEALRKHVRTDLEIDVLNNIQFMETEHARSYSNIFSTLNTNQEIRDIFDWIEIHDTLQTKATIIDDIYENGTDLQRKIASVFLESFLFYSGFYTPLYYLGKSKLMNVAEVIKLIIRDESVHGTYIGYKFSLGFKELPKDEQEELKMWAYQLLYQLYENECRYTEYLYDEIGWTEEVKVFLKYNANKALMNLRLDPLFEDSAEDVNPIVLNGLSTSTTNHDFFSAVGNGYLMSVVETMNDDDYSY, from the coding sequence GTGAATAATAAAATGTATAAGGCAACCAACTGGAATGCCGTAGAAGATATGGTGGACAAATTAACGTATGAAAAGCTAACAAGCCAATTTTGGTTATCAACAAGAATGCCTGTATCAAAAGATAAACAAGATTGGAGAAAACTGAGTGAGGTAGAAAAAAGATTAGTTGAGAAGGTTTTTGGTGGGCTAACTTTACTGGATACGCTTCAATCAAGAAGTGGGATTGAAGCGTTACGGAAGCATGTTAGAACTGATTTAGAAATAGATGTATTAAATAATATTCAATTTATGGAAACAGAGCATGCGCGAAGCTACTCTAACATTTTTAGTACGCTTAACACTAACCAAGAAATTCGTGATATTTTTGATTGGATAGAAATTCATGATACACTCCAGACAAAAGCAACTATTATCGATGATATTTATGAAAATGGTACGGACTTACAGCGTAAAATAGCGAGTGTGTTTTTAGAGTCATTCTTATTCTATTCCGGTTTCTACACGCCGCTCTATTATTTAGGAAAGTCAAAATTAATGAATGTCGCTGAAGTGATTAAGCTTATCATTAGAGATGAATCTGTTCATGGGACATATATTGGCTATAAGTTTAGCTTAGGGTTTAAAGAATTACCGAAGGATGAACAAGAAGAATTAAAAATGTGGGCCTATCAGCTACTGTATCAATTATATGAAAATGAATGTCGATATACAGAATATTTATACGATGAAATAGGATGGACAGAGGAAGTAAAAGTATTCTTAAAATATAATGCTAATAAAGCACTGATGAATCTAAGACTTGATCCATTATTTGAGGATTCAGCTGAAGATGTTAACCCTATCGTTTTAAACGGATTATCAACTTCTACAACCAATCATGACTTTTTTAGTGCTGTTGGTAATGGATACTTAATGTCAGTTGTGGAAACCATGAATGACGATGATTATAGCTATTAA
- the nrdE gene encoding class 1b ribonucleoside-diphosphate reductase subunit alpha, with protein sequence MQSPQLQSNKVEETYFKLNNLLNIVKDGKIQVHKDREACKAYFLEYVNPHTMFFHTLDEKLGYLVENNYIKADFLNLYSKGFVKKLFKEIYGKKFRFRSFMGAYKFYSQYAMKTDDGKWFLERYEDRLAFNALVLANGDEDLAMMLADELINQRYQPATPTFLNIAKKRAGEMVSCFLLNVPDDMNGIGRSINSALQLSKIGGGVGLNLTDIRANNDPIKGVHGLADGIVPVMKLYEDSFSYANQGGARDGAGVVYLNIFHPDVVDFLSVRKENADEKVRIKTLSLGLVVPDKYYELVKQNSVMYLFSPHDVQKVYGKPFSSIDITKEYENMVNNKDIRKTKIKARELETEISNIQNESGYPYIINIDHANRANPVNGIISMSNLCTEIFQVQRQSVINNDQTYQFLGNDVSCNLGSTNVVQLMDSPDFGKSVRSMLRALTFVTDSSSIDVVPSIKNGNDMYHSVGLGAMNLHGFLAKNQIHYGSPEALEIVDAYFMLLNYWTLVESNQISIERNETFFEFEKSSYADGSYFDLYLHAPEFEFKHEKARKLFEGIFIPKHEDWKKLKASIMKHGIYNAYRLAVAPTGSISYVNEATASIHPITQRIEERTEGKRGKVYYPAPYLSDETIPYYVSAYDMDQRKVIDTYAVAGKHIDQGASMTLFMREDLPEGMYEWKVNSDYPTKKTTRDLNILRNYAWKKGVKSVYYVRTYTEDGEERGANYCESCSI encoded by the coding sequence TTGCAGTCTCCACAATTACAGTCTAATAAAGTAGAAGAAACTTACTTCAAGCTAAATAATTTGTTAAATATTGTAAAGGATGGAAAGATTCAAGTTCATAAAGACCGGGAAGCATGTAAAGCCTATTTCTTGGAGTATGTTAATCCCCACACCATGTTTTTTCATACATTAGATGAAAAGTTGGGCTATCTAGTAGAAAATAATTATATTAAAGCGGATTTTTTAAACCTCTATTCAAAAGGCTTTGTCAAAAAGCTCTTTAAGGAGATCTACGGAAAAAAGTTTCGTTTTCGTAGTTTCATGGGTGCCTATAAGTTTTATTCACAATATGCAATGAAGACGGACGATGGTAAATGGTTTTTAGAAAGATATGAAGATAGACTAGCATTCAATGCGCTAGTACTAGCGAACGGCGATGAAGATTTAGCAATGATGTTAGCAGATGAATTGATCAATCAGCGTTATCAGCCTGCAACACCAACCTTTCTAAACATCGCCAAAAAAAGAGCTGGAGAAATGGTTTCTTGTTTTCTATTAAACGTCCCAGATGATATGAACGGGATTGGAAGAAGTATTAACTCTGCTCTACAATTATCAAAAATTGGTGGAGGCGTTGGGCTAAATCTTACAGATATAAGAGCCAACAACGATCCGATTAAAGGGGTCCATGGGTTAGCAGACGGTATTGTACCTGTTATGAAGTTATATGAAGATTCTTTCTCCTATGCGAACCAAGGTGGAGCACGGGACGGTGCTGGAGTTGTCTATCTGAATATTTTTCATCCTGATGTAGTCGATTTTCTTTCGGTCCGCAAAGAAAATGCAGATGAAAAGGTTCGTATAAAGACATTATCCCTTGGATTAGTTGTCCCAGATAAATATTATGAGTTAGTAAAGCAGAATTCCGTTATGTATTTGTTTTCTCCTCATGATGTACAAAAGGTTTATGGTAAACCCTTCTCAAGTATTGATATTACGAAAGAATACGAGAACATGGTCAACAATAAAGATATTCGTAAGACTAAGATAAAAGCTCGTGAATTAGAAACTGAAATTAGTAATATTCAAAATGAAAGTGGCTATCCCTATATTATTAACATAGATCATGCAAATAGAGCTAACCCTGTAAATGGTATTATCTCCATGTCTAATTTATGTACGGAGATATTCCAAGTTCAACGTCAGTCTGTTATAAATAATGATCAAACATACCAATTCTTAGGTAATGATGTTAGTTGTAATCTTGGTTCTACTAATGTTGTTCAATTAATGGATTCACCTGATTTCGGCAAGTCTGTAAGATCAATGTTAAGGGCTTTAACCTTTGTAACCGATTCTTCCAGTATAGATGTTGTCCCTTCTATTAAAAATGGCAATGACATGTACCACTCGGTTGGCTTAGGTGCTATGAACCTTCATGGGTTTTTAGCTAAAAATCAGATTCATTATGGGAGTCCAGAAGCGCTAGAGATTGTAGATGCTTACTTTATGCTACTTAACTATTGGACATTAGTAGAAAGTAACCAGATCTCAATCGAACGTAATGAAACCTTCTTTGAATTCGAAAAGTCTAGTTATGCAGATGGTTCCTATTTTGACTTATATTTACATGCACCAGAATTTGAATTTAAACATGAAAAAGCAAGAAAGTTATTTGAAGGTATTTTCATACCCAAACATGAGGATTGGAAAAAGTTAAAAGCTTCTATTATGAAACATGGAATCTATAATGCTTATAGACTAGCAGTCGCACCTACTGGTTCAATCAGTTATGTTAACGAGGCAACAGCCTCGATTCATCCAATTACACAAAGAATCGAGGAAAGGACAGAAGGAAAACGTGGTAAGGTGTATTATCCAGCTCCTTATTTGTCTGATGAGACCATTCCTTATTATGTTTCTGCATATGATATGGATCAAAGAAAAGTCATTGATACGTATGCAGTTGCTGGTAAGCACATTGACCAAGGCGCTAGTATGACGCTATTTATGAGAGAAGATCTACCAGAGGGTATGTATGAGTGGAAAGTTAATAGTGATTATCCTACTAAGAAAACAACTAGGGATTTAAATATTCTTCGTAATTATGCCTGGAAAAAGGGTGTAAAATCTGTTTATTATGTCCGAACTTACACAGAGGATGGAGAAGAGCGAGGAGCAAATTACTGTGAGTCTTGTAGTATCTAG
- the nrdI gene encoding class Ib ribonucleoside-diphosphate reductase assembly flavoprotein NrdI: MLLVYMSITGNVRDFVERVDMKSYEIIPTNPFHEVFEDYIVVVPSYENMITEDVSDFIDYKGNIAYLQGFASSGNLNFDDLYCVNAKELSIKYNKPLIFTFEYAGTDKDIEYFKKEVNSIAVSTITV, from the coding sequence ATGTTATTAGTTTATATGTCTATAACAGGCAATGTTAGGGACTTTGTGGAACGAGTCGATATGAAGTCATATGAAATTATACCTACTAATCCATTTCACGAAGTATTCGAAGACTACATAGTAGTCGTACCATCTTATGAAAATATGATTACAGAAGATGTAAGTGATTTTATAGACTATAAAGGTAATATAGCGTATCTACAAGGATTTGCTTCCAGTGGAAACCTTAATTTTGATGATTTATATTGTGTAAACGCTAAAGAATTATCTATCAAATACAACAAACCACTAATTTTCACATTTGAATACGCTGGTACAGATAAAGATATAGAGTATTTTAAAAAGGAAGTGAATAGCATTGCAGTCTCCACAATTACAGTCTAA
- a CDS encoding glutaredoxin domain-containing protein, with protein MVTVYTKNNCPKCMMTKNVLGSEGIPFQIINIDEDLNPNEREKKIQHFKGLGFMSMPIVIKDGMSPDDYISGFNPEKLQLLKEDK; from the coding sequence ATGGTTACAGTTTATACTAAAAATAATTGTCCAAAGTGTATGATGACTAAAAATGTATTAGGTTCTGAAGGAATACCCTTTCAGATTATAAACATTGATGAGGATTTAAATCCAAATGAAAGAGAAAAGAAAATTCAACATTTTAAGGGGCTAGGTTTTATGAGCATGCCAATCGTAATCAAAGATGGTATGAGCCCTGATGATTACATTTCTGGATTTAATCCTGAAAAACTTCAATTATTAAAGGAAGATAAGTAA
- a CDS encoding tRNA dihydrouridine synthase yields MKDNFWRDLPRPFFILAPMEDVTDVVFRHVVTEAARPDVFFTEFTNTESYCHPNGQQSVRGRLTFTEDEQPMVAHIWGDKPEYFRQMSIGMAKEGFRGVDINMGCPVHNVAANGKGSGLIRHPEVAAELIQAAKAGGLPVSVKTRLGYTDVDEWRDWLTHLLQQDIVNLSIHLRTKKEMSNVDAHWELIPEIKKLRDQVAPDTLLTINGDIPDRQTGLDLVHKYGVDGVMIGRGIFKNPFAFEKEPKEHTSKELLDLLRLHLDLYDQYATEYEPRPFKALRRFFKIYVRGFRGASELRNELMNTESSDDVRALLDSYEFENVDTSIL; encoded by the coding sequence ATGAAAGATAATTTCTGGCGTGATTTACCACGACCATTTTTTATATTGGCACCTATGGAAGATGTGACGGATGTTGTTTTCCGTCATGTAGTCACCGAAGCAGCGAGACCGGATGTGTTTTTTACAGAGTTTACAAATACGGAAAGTTATTGTCATCCAAATGGGCAACAAAGTGTTCGTGGACGTTTGACTTTTACAGAGGATGAACAACCGATGGTGGCCCATATTTGGGGGGACAAGCCCGAATACTTTCGGCAAATGAGTATCGGAATGGCGAAAGAAGGTTTTCGTGGTGTAGATATCAATATGGGTTGTCCTGTGCATAATGTGGCAGCAAATGGGAAGGGAAGCGGTCTAATCCGTCATCCAGAAGTTGCAGCAGAGCTCATACAAGCAGCAAAAGCGGGTGGGTTGCCTGTAAGTGTGAAGACAAGGCTTGGTTACACGGATGTGGATGAATGGCGCGACTGGCTTACACACTTATTGCAGCAAGATATCGTTAATCTTTCTATTCATTTGCGTACTAAAAAGGAAATGAGTAATGTGGATGCTCACTGGGAACTGATTCCAGAGATTAAGAAACTTCGTGATCAAGTCGCACCAGATACGCTTTTGACGATCAATGGGGATATTCCAGATCGCCAAACCGGCTTGGACCTCGTTCATAAGTACGGTGTGGATGGGGTTATGATTGGGCGTGGTATTTTTAAAAATCCATTTGCCTTTGAAAAGGAACCTAAAGAGCATACTAGTAAGGAATTGCTGGATCTCTTGAGGCTACATCTTGACCTCTATGATCAATATGCAACGGAATATGAACCCCGTCCATTCAAAGCACTTCGTCGTTTCTTCAAAATATATGTCCGTGGGTTTCGAGGAGCGAGTGAATTAAGAAATGAATTGATGAACACAGAGTCATCTGATGATGTGCGTGCACTGCTTGATAGCTATGAGTTTGAGAATGTTGATACTAGTATCTTGTAA
- the betA gene encoding choline dehydrogenase, whose product MSETYDYVVVGGGSAGSVLGNRLSEDGTRSVLVLEAGRKDFSWDLLIQMPAALPFPAGKSLYDWRYASDPEPYMNGRRVKHARGKVLGGSGSINGMIFQRGNPLDYERWGADPGMDTWDFAHNLPYFKRMENALASDPNDELRGHDGPLKLERGPATNPLFQAFFNAAVEAGYSKTPDVNGFRQEGFGPFDKHVYKGRRFGPSRAYLHPAMNRQNLTVKTRAFVTSIDFNGTRASGVTYQRNGKTHHVNAGEVILAGGAINTPQLLQLSGVGDAEHLRSLGIKPVVNLPGVGENLQDHLETYIQYACPLPVSEQPSLNKAKMPWIGLQWLLGRKGPAATNHFEGGGFVRSNEDVDYPNLMFHFLPVAVRYDGQKADTKHGFQVHVGPMYSDARGSLKIRSKDPKEHPSMVYNYLSTEQDRREWVEAIKVSRKIMSQPAMAPYNSGEISPGPSVRTDEEILDWVAKDAETALHPSCTAKMGPTSDPMAVVDPLTMKVHGLDNVRVVDASAMPYVTNGNIHAPVLMLAEKASDLILGRKPLAPIHADYYRHGVHPTDAGTVKA is encoded by the coding sequence ATGAGTGAAACATATGATTATGTGGTAGTTGGTGGTGGTAGTGCAGGTTCTGTGCTAGGAAACCGCCTAAGTGAAGATGGGACACGCAGTGTTCTTGTTTTAGAGGCAGGGCGTAAGGATTTTTCATGGGATCTATTAATCCAGATGCCAGCTGCTTTGCCGTTCCCTGCAGGGAAAAGTCTCTACGATTGGAGATACGCATCAGACCCTGAACCTTATATGAATGGACGACGTGTCAAGCATGCCCGGGGAAAGGTACTCGGAGGTTCGGGCTCCATTAACGGCATGATTTTCCAACGTGGTAATCCATTAGACTACGAACGGTGGGGAGCAGACCCAGGTATGGATACGTGGGACTTTGCGCACAACCTTCCGTACTTCAAACGCATGGAAAATGCTTTAGCCTCAGATCCAAATGATGAGCTTCGTGGTCACGATGGTCCTCTAAAATTGGAACGCGGACCAGCTACGAATCCATTGTTCCAAGCCTTCTTTAACGCAGCTGTCGAGGCTGGCTACTCAAAAACCCCCGATGTGAACGGTTTTCGACAAGAGGGGTTTGGACCGTTTGATAAGCATGTGTACAAAGGTAGGCGGTTTGGACCTTCACGTGCCTATTTGCATCCGGCTATGAACCGCCAGAACCTTACTGTGAAAACTCGTGCTTTTGTTACAAGCATTGATTTCAATGGTACTCGAGCAAGCGGTGTAACCTATCAACGAAACGGGAAAACGCATCATGTTAACGCAGGGGAAGTTATACTCGCTGGCGGTGCAATCAATACTCCACAGCTTCTTCAACTGTCAGGTGTGGGTGATGCGGAACACTTGCGTTCACTTGGCATCAAACCAGTAGTCAATCTTCCTGGTGTAGGCGAAAACCTTCAAGATCATCTCGAAACTTACATCCAATATGCTTGTCCATTACCGGTTTCTGAGCAGCCTAGCTTAAATAAAGCGAAGATGCCTTGGATTGGTTTGCAGTGGTTGCTCGGACGCAAAGGTCCAGCAGCAACCAACCATTTTGAAGGAGGAGGTTTTGTTCGTTCGAACGAGGACGTTGACTACCCAAACTTGATGTTCCACTTCCTTCCGGTAGCGGTACGGTACGATGGGCAAAAAGCGGACACTAAACACGGATTCCAAGTACACGTTGGGCCTATGTACTCGGATGCTCGAGGGTCATTAAAGATTCGTTCGAAGGATCCTAAAGAGCACCCAAGCATGGTCTACAACTATCTTTCGACTGAACAGGACCGACGTGAGTGGGTGGAAGCGATAAAAGTCTCTCGTAAAATCATGTCTCAGCCAGCTATGGCACCCTATAATTCAGGAGAAATTTCACCTGGTCCTTCCGTTCGTACAGACGAGGAAATTTTAGATTGGGTAGCGAAAGATGCGGAGACTGCACTTCATCCAAGCTGTACGGCAAAGATGGGACCAACATCTGATCCAATGGCTGTCGTAGACCCTTTAACGATGAAGGTCCATGGCCTCGACAATGTACGAGTGGTTGATGCGTCTGCTATGCCTTATGTCACGAACGGGAATATCCATGCACCAGTGTTGATGCTAGCGGAAAAGGCATCAGACCTCATTCTTGGTCGCAAACCGCTGGCTCCAATTCATGCTGATTACTATCGTCATGGAGTACACCCAACTGATGCAGGTACAGTAAAAGCTTAA